A stretch of Sulfurimonas autotrophica DSM 16294 DNA encodes these proteins:
- a CDS encoding response regulator: protein MGIFSLFSKQKSVHVYDASRKKETLLSQLDKDFFAEVADSSDTMMLYFLHGEGWIGANKTFFNTMNYYDIKDFKRENESIRDIFLNESEEIFTESDKSWLDYIKKYKSDGYRVSMTDEKGNLLSIEAKCHKYSKNTKLYILELKDITDLQKARMQTKEVEKLKTKFLSNIGHEFRTPMNGILGFIELLKSTDLDEHQNEYLDMIDYSSKNLMNNIETLLDLSQLQSGRLEVELEPFNLLVEMEKLIYTCFDKANNNGVGVMSFIDPKLPQELEGDAKKILQVMRSIIQNAIKFTPHGGKVIIEVKLLKRLQNGACTIGFGVKDNGQGMSQEQIALMDEPFTAGSHADERLGIGLSLSSGLVKLMDSELRINSEIGSGTYVNFVLNFKESRGQNYKMMPGKKAKVLLLDKEKVDDANFLTIYLRSFAIDVTKSSELNEDVYDDIDELYIVANQDDSSWMLDLATYTKKAPVILLLEEDEKLQTKMTHIVDEVIQKPLLASSVAKHLYMANSFKYTSDDENQLKIKDKIDALVVEDNLINQRLIKILLQEYNIKVSTASNGLEAVKMYKKKKYDIIFMDIDMPYMNGIVATKEIKDMMLLKSQAPIVALTAMAMEGDKEMLLKEGLDDYISKPLTREKLEYILDKYLKITHENESV, encoded by the coding sequence ATGGGTATATTTTCACTATTTTCAAAACAAAAAAGCGTCCATGTGTATGATGCAAGCAGGAAAAAAGAGACATTGCTTTCACAGTTGGACAAAGATTTTTTTGCCGAAGTGGCTGACAGCAGTGATACGATGATGCTCTATTTTCTGCATGGCGAGGGATGGATAGGTGCTAATAAAACTTTTTTTAATACTATGAATTATTATGATATAAAAGATTTTAAAAGAGAAAATGAAAGTATTCGCGATATATTTTTGAATGAGAGTGAAGAGATATTTACAGAGTCTGACAAAAGTTGGCTGGATTATATTAAAAAATATAAAAGTGATGGTTATAGAGTGAGTATGACCGATGAAAAAGGGAATTTGTTAAGTATAGAAGCTAAATGCCATAAATATTCAAAAAACACTAAACTGTATATTTTGGAATTAAAAGATATCACAGATTTGCAAAAAGCAAGAATGCAAACAAAAGAGGTTGAAAAGTTAAAAACAAAGTTCTTGTCCAATATAGGGCATGAATTCAGAACACCGATGAACGGCATTTTAGGTTTTATAGAATTACTTAAATCCACTGATCTTGATGAACATCAAAATGAGTATCTTGATATGATTGATTATTCTTCAAAGAATTTAATGAATAACATTGAAACCTTGTTAGATTTATCACAGCTTCAAAGCGGACGTCTTGAAGTAGAGTTAGAACCTTTTAACCTGCTAGTTGAAATGGAAAAACTCATTTATACATGTTTTGATAAAGCTAACAATAATGGTGTTGGGGTTATGAGTTTTATTGATCCAAAACTGCCTCAAGAATTAGAGGGAGATGCGAAAAAAATCTTGCAGGTTATGCGTTCTATCATTCAAAATGCGATTAAGTTTACGCCGCATGGCGGTAAAGTCATTATAGAGGTCAAACTTTTAAAACGACTCCAAAATGGAGCTTGTACCATTGGTTTTGGCGTAAAAGATAATGGTCAAGGGATGTCTCAAGAGCAGATAGCTCTCATGGATGAGCCTTTTACAGCGGGTAGTCATGCGGATGAGAGACTCGGAATCGGGTTGAGCCTTTCAAGTGGTTTGGTAAAACTGATGGACTCTGAACTACGAATAAACAGTGAAATAGGCAGTGGTACCTATGTGAATTTTGTTCTTAATTTTAAAGAATCAAGAGGTCAAAATTATAAAATGATGCCGGGTAAAAAAGCCAAAGTACTTTTATTAGATAAAGAAAAAGTTGATGATGCTAACTTTCTAACTATATATCTGCGTTCATTTGCTATAGATGTAACCAAATCTTCTGAATTGAACGAAGATGTTTATGATGATATAGATGAACTCTATATTGTAGCGAATCAGGATGATTCTTCATGGATGCTTGACCTTGCAACCTACACGAAAAAAGCACCTGTGATTCTTCTTTTAGAAGAAGATGAAAAACTGCAAACGAAAATGACACATATTGTGGACGAAGTGATACAAAAACCATTATTGGCAAGTTCTGTCGCCAAACATCTTTATATGGCAAACAGTTTTAAATACACAAGCGATGATGAAAATCAATTAAAAATCAAAGACAAAATTGATGCTTTGGTAGTGGAAGATAATTTGATTAACCAGCGCCTCATTAAAATACTGCTTCAAGAGTACAATATCAAAGTTTCTACTGCATCAAACGGACTTGAGGCTGTTAAAATGTATAAAAAGAAAAAATATGACATTATTTTTATGGATATAGATATGCCTTATATGAACGGAATTGTTGCGACAAAAGAAATTAAAGATATGATGCTTCTCAAATCACAAGCTCCTATTGTTGCACTTACTGCGATGGCTATGGAAGGGGACAAAGAGATGCTTTTAAAAGAAGGTCTTGATGATTATATTTCAAAACCGCTTACACGGGAAAAGTTAGAATATATTTTAGACAAATATCTTAAAATAACACATGAAAATGAATCTGTTTAA
- a CDS encoding phosphatase PAP2 family protein translates to MKKFIISIAILLEMSNWLYAKSATESIGDILSIAIPAGAYGTSLYLGDKDGQMQFYKSFGSTMAATYILKYTVREKRPDSNNKDSFPSGHISSAFAGASFIHKRYGLKYAILPYIAAAYTGYSRVHVNRHHPIDVYAGAALGILSSWYFVTPYKNLQVTPIVGSDFKGLSLSYKW, encoded by the coding sequence ATGAAAAAGTTTATTATATCAATTGCAATTTTGCTTGAAATGAGCAATTGGCTCTATGCAAAAAGTGCGACAGAATCGATAGGTGATATTTTATCAATTGCAATTCCTGCCGGAGCTTACGGCACATCTCTTTATCTTGGTGATAAAGATGGACAGATGCAGTTTTATAAAAGTTTTGGCTCAACTATGGCTGCTACATATATTTTGAAATATACCGTAAGAGAAAAAAGACCAGATAGTAATAACAAGGACTCTTTCCCCTCAGGTCATATATCAAGTGCATTTGCCGGGGCTAGTTTTATACATAAACGCTATGGATTAAAATATGCAATTTTGCCATATATTGCAGCTGCATATACAGGTTACAGCAGAGTACATGTAAATAGACATCACCCAATCGACGTATATGCCGGAGCCGCACTCGGAATTCTTTCAAGTTGGTATTTTGTTACACCATATAAAAACTTACAAGTTACACCAATTGTAGGTAGTGATTTCAAAGGATTGAGTTTAAGTTATAAATGGTAA
- a CDS encoding peptidylprolyl isomerase, with translation MNKVTMLLSALLLTGSIASAKTLVTVNGKAITQQDVDTELMNATQGRFNQVPADRQAAFRQQVLQQLIGKELIYNDAKKSGIINSKEYKSEYKKLEQRMKKELAIQVWQKKLLDSIKISNKELKDYYNKNKEEFNEKESVHARHILVKAEDEAKKIIAQLKSLSGEKLKEKFIELAKKESTGPSGPKGGDLGYFSKGQMVPAFNDKVFSMKKGEVTLKPVKTQFGYHVIYVEDKKPSMTRSFDEVKAFIEQRLKMEKFKAVMKKKMDALQKKAAIK, from the coding sequence ATGAATAAAGTTACAATGTTATTATCTGCATTGCTATTGACCGGCTCAATTGCATCTGCAAAAACATTAGTTACAGTAAACGGAAAGGCAATCACGCAACAAGATGTTGACACAGAGCTTATGAATGCGACACAGGGGCGATTTAACCAAGTACCGGCTGACCGTCAAGCTGCATTTAGACAACAGGTTCTTCAACAACTTATAGGAAAAGAGTTAATTTATAATGATGCTAAAAAATCTGGTATTATTAACTCAAAAGAGTATAAAAGTGAGTATAAAAAACTTGAGCAGAGAATGAAAAAAGAACTTGCAATTCAGGTTTGGCAGAAAAAACTTCTTGATAGTATCAAAATTTCAAATAAAGAGCTCAAAGATTACTATAACAAAAACAAAGAAGAGTTTAATGAAAAAGAGAGTGTGCATGCTCGTCATATTTTAGTAAAAGCAGAAGATGAAGCAAAGAAAATTATAGCACAGTTAAAATCATTAAGCGGTGAAAAACTCAAAGAAAAATTTATTGAGCTTGCTAAAAAAGAGTCAACTGGACCAAGCGGACCTAAAGGCGGAGATTTAGGATATTTTTCTAAAGGTCAAATGGTACCTGCTTTTAATGATAAAGTGTTTTCTATGAAAAAAGGTGAAGTGACGCTAAAACCTGTAAAAACGCAATTTGGATACCATGTTATTTATGTGGAAGACAAAAAACCATCTATGACTCGAAGTTTTGATGAGGTAAAAGCATTTATTGAGCAACGTTTAAAAATGGAAAAATTTAAAGCTGTAATGAAGAAAAAAATGGATGCATTACAGAAAAAAGCAGCTATTAAGTAG
- a CDS encoding response regulator transcription factor yields the protein MKLLIIEDDENILSFLKRGFDEDGYIVDSALDGEDGEYLAGMNSYDVIIMDWMLPYKSGIEITKSLREKKITTPILILSAKGEIEDKVTGLQHGADDYLAKPFSYKELVARVEALHRRDISNGVNLITLGNIIINSDTKTVRKDDENIELSAKEYELLLFLIKHKNGFVSNAMIEEQLWNNQEYINSNVIQVTIYHLRKKLGKEFIKSNRGIGYKIAV from the coding sequence ATGAAACTACTTATCATAGAAGACGATGAAAATATTCTCTCTTTTTTAAAAAGAGGATTTGATGAAGACGGATACATTGTTGACAGTGCCTTAGACGGTGAAGACGGGGAGTATCTAGCAGGTATGAACTCTTATGATGTAATCATTATGGACTGGATGTTGCCATACAAAAGTGGGATTGAGATTACAAAATCTTTGCGAGAAAAGAAGATTACAACGCCTATCCTTATACTCAGTGCAAAAGGCGAGATTGAAGATAAAGTTACGGGTTTGCAACATGGTGCAGATGATTATCTCGCTAAGCCATTTTCATATAAAGAGCTTGTTGCAAGGGTTGAAGCTTTGCATAGAAGAGATATTTCAAACGGTGTCAATCTTATCACTTTAGGAAATATAATCATCAATAGCGATACAAAAACAGTGCGTAAAGATGATGAAAATATTGAACTCAGTGCAAAAGAGTATGAACTTTTACTATTTTTGATAAAACATAAAAACGGTTTTGTATCAAATGCAATGATAGAAGAACAACTTTGGAATAATCAAGAGTACATTAACTCAAATGTTATTCAGGTGACCATTTACCACTTACGAAAAAAGCTCGGAAAAGAGTTTATCAAAAGCAATAGAGGCATAGGATATAAAATTGCAGTTTAA
- a CDS encoding pyridoxal-phosphate dependent enzyme, which translates to MQNSPLSKIILEEREFFVKRDDLIDPCLAGNKYRKLYTLLNTPNNTYNTLISYGGTQSNAMLAIAAMCQKKKWQFIYYTKKLSATQKNECEGNYAHALALGMEHREIENDYYKEYIASLRLNLDEKTLLVDQGGALEAAKKGLEVLAQEIRKQNTTLHVKALATPSGTGTTALFLALALPEYKVYTTPCIGDSAYLKEQMNALAKIPSNLIILEPKKKYHFAKPYPEFYEIYQSLHVKGIEFDLLYAPAMWQALLEQTNEKVMYIHSGGVSGNKSMLARYKKKGLI; encoded by the coding sequence ATGCAAAACTCTCCTCTTTCTAAAATTATTTTAGAGGAGAGAGAGTTTTTTGTCAAGCGGGATGATTTGATTGACCCCTGTCTTGCCGGCAACAAATATAGAAAACTTTACACCCTCTTAAATACTCCAAACAATACTTATAACACCTTGATATCTTATGGTGGTACACAGTCTAATGCAATGCTTGCTATTGCGGCAATGTGTCAGAAAAAAAAGTGGCAATTCATTTATTATACAAAAAAACTTTCTGCTACACAAAAAAATGAATGTGAAGGTAATTATGCGCACGCTCTTGCTTTAGGAATGGAGCACAGAGAGATAGAGAATGATTATTATAAAGAGTACATAGCCTCTTTGCGTTTGAATTTGGATGAAAAAACTCTGCTTGTAGACCAGGGCGGTGCACTAGAGGCGGCAAAAAAAGGTTTAGAAGTGTTGGCACAAGAGATACGCAAGCAAAATACAACTTTACATGTAAAGGCTCTGGCAACACCTTCGGGAACAGGAACAACGGCACTTTTTCTGGCTCTTGCTCTACCTGAATATAAAGTGTATACTACTCCCTGCATCGGTGACAGTGCCTATTTAAAAGAGCAGATGAATGCTTTGGCAAAAATTCCGAGTAACCTCATTATTTTAGAACCGAAAAAAAAGTACCATTTTGCTAAACCGTATCCGGAATTTTATGAAATATATCAGAGCTTACATGTAAAGGGTATTGAATTTGATTTGCTCTACGCTCCGGCGATGTGGCAGGCACTCTTGGAGCAGACAAATGAAAAAGTTATGTATATACACAGCGGAGGTGTGAGCGGTAACAAAAGTATGCTTGCTCGTTATAAGAAAAAAGGACTTATATAA
- a CDS encoding nitroreductase: MLSVTQALKQRSSKRAYQNKSVPKEVQEKILEAAAQTPSGANMQPWITYAVSDEKVLKNIGDAIIAKMDAGIENEQFIQYYPLEWVNPYKKRRIVTGAGLYKLMEVDRKDNETRIEMWKDNFRWFGAKSVFFVFTDKANIDGAQGALIDCGAYMQSIMLAAQEFSVDSCPQGSTTEFGKVVADVLEVPDNLALLYSVVLGYADEEAKINNYKPQREPLEKSVTFI, translated from the coding sequence ATGCTAAGTGTCACTCAGGCTTTAAAACAACGTTCCTCTAAAAGAGCATATCAAAATAAAAGCGTTCCTAAAGAAGTGCAAGAAAAAATTCTTGAAGCTGCCGCACAAACACCAAGCGGTGCCAATATGCAGCCTTGGATAACATATGCCGTCTCAGATGAAAAAGTTCTTAAAAACATTGGAGATGCAATCATTGCAAAAATGGACGCGGGCATTGAGAATGAGCAGTTTATCCAATACTACCCTCTTGAGTGGGTCAATCCTTACAAAAAGCGTAGAATTGTCACAGGTGCGGGACTCTACAAGCTCATGGAAGTTGATCGAAAAGACAATGAAACACGCATTGAAATGTGGAAAGACAATTTTAGATGGTTTGGTGCAAAAAGTGTATTTTTTGTTTTTACGGACAAGGCAAATATTGACGGTGCGCAGGGCGCTTTAATTGATTGCGGTGCCTATATGCAGAGTATTATGCTTGCAGCACAAGAGTTCAGCGTAGATTCCTGTCCTCAAGGCTCAACAACAGAGTTTGGAAAAGTGGTCGCTGATGTTTTAGAAGTACCCGATAATCTTGCTCTTTTATACAGTGTGGTTTTAGGCTATGCAGATGAAGAGGCTAAAATCAACAATTATAAGCCCCAAAGAGAACCGCTCGAGAAGAGTGTAACTTTTATATAA
- a CDS encoding sensor histidine kinase, protein MQFKSLKIRILLWFGSLAFVVLSLFAFSFNYFLNQSIDNNIKSKLQLLAHKRDKKIPNVEVLTLHNGTIEDSTALFSLKNYKKYLNQKENFFIITHTGDDDYIDALYIDEQGVKTTLILRKNIDNRIENFQDVLLFLIPILLLAFIFLASKMIDKILLPINKLINATKDISITKFTQEIELPKDEDEIKELVLSFNAMIKRLQNGVERLDRFNTDVSHELKTPLTVIQGEIEIALRKLRTPQKYEQSLKTIQKQSKQIELIVKQLLLLTKYSKENIKESFEKCSVDTLLMQVIDKFQLQFQEKNLKLHIEKIEPINMQANPILIESIFVNLIDNAIKYTSKNRNIYISLYQDSKIYFSIKDEGIGISKEHLSKITERFYRADSSRNKKIEGFGLGLSIVKNSVLMHDGNLEIESDKENGTTVKVVF, encoded by the coding sequence TTGCAGTTTAAATCTCTGAAAATCCGTATACTGCTTTGGTTTGGAAGCCTTGCATTTGTGGTTTTATCCTTATTCGCTTTTTCATTTAACTACTTTCTTAATCAAAGTATTGATAATAATATTAAAAGTAAATTGCAGCTCTTAGCACATAAAAGAGATAAAAAAATTCCAAATGTGGAAGTTTTAACACTTCATAATGGCACAATAGAAGACTCTACAGCATTGTTTTCACTTAAAAACTATAAAAAATACCTCAATCAAAAAGAAAATTTTTTTATAATCACACACACTGGCGATGATGATTATATAGATGCGCTCTATATAGACGAACAAGGTGTAAAAACAACTTTGATATTAAGAAAAAATATTGATAATAGGATAGAAAATTTTCAAGATGTACTGCTCTTTCTTATCCCGATTTTACTGCTGGCCTTTATATTTTTGGCAAGTAAAATGATAGATAAAATTCTTTTGCCCATAAACAAACTTATTAATGCCACAAAAGATATCTCGATTACAAAATTTACACAAGAGATAGAACTTCCAAAAGATGAAGATGAAATAAAAGAGCTGGTGCTCTCTTTTAATGCAATGATTAAGAGACTGCAAAACGGGGTTGAGAGATTGGACAGATTTAATACTGATGTTTCACATGAACTTAAAACGCCTCTTACTGTTATTCAAGGCGAGATAGAAATCGCATTGAGAAAACTACGCACTCCTCAGAAGTACGAACAGAGCCTAAAAACCATACAAAAACAATCAAAACAGATAGAACTTATAGTTAAACAGCTGCTTCTTTTAACAAAATACTCCAAAGAGAATATCAAAGAATCCTTTGAAAAGTGCTCTGTTGATACCTTACTGATGCAGGTTATAGATAAATTCCAATTACAATTTCAGGAAAAAAATCTCAAATTGCATATAGAAAAAATTGAGCCAATAAATATGCAGGCTAATCCAATACTAATAGAATCTATTTTTGTAAATCTCATAGATAATGCCATAAAATACACTTCAAAAAATAGAAATATTTACATTTCACTTTATCAAGATTCTAAAATTTATTTCAGTATAAAAGATGAGGGCATAGGAATATCAAAAGAGCATCTCTCAAAAATCACAGAACGCTTTTACAGAGCTGACAGCTCACGTAATAAAAAAATTGAAGGTTTTGGATTGGGTCTAAGTATTGTCAAAAATAGTGTTTTGATGCATGATGGAAATTTAGAGATAGAGTCTGATAAAGAAAATGGAACTACTGTGAAGGTGGTTTTTTAA
- the nth gene encoding endonuclease III translates to MKKATKKEIQEIKKRFIERYSDAVTELHYKNAYELVIAVALSAQCTDKRVNLITPLLFEKYPTPQDLANAAIEDVKELINSCSFFNNKAKNLIAMAKRVVEVYNGEIPMNEKDLQTLAGVGQKTAHVVMIEYTGANLMAVDTHVFRVAHRLGLSDDKTAKATEATLVKKFKTDLHVLHQAMVLFGRYICTAKNPKCDECFLTQFCKTKESFKV, encoded by the coding sequence ATGAAAAAAGCAACAAAAAAAGAGATACAAGAGATTAAAAAACGCTTTATTGAGCGTTACAGCGATGCAGTGACGGAACTTCACTATAAAAATGCCTATGAACTCGTCATTGCAGTTGCACTCTCAGCACAATGCACTGACAAAAGAGTCAATCTTATTACGCCTCTCCTGTTTGAAAAATATCCGACACCTCAAGATTTGGCAAATGCCGCTATTGAAGATGTTAAAGAACTTATTAACAGTTGTTCATTCTTTAATAATAAAGCAAAAAATCTTATTGCTATGGCAAAACGTGTTGTAGAGGTTTATAACGGTGAAATTCCGATGAATGAAAAAGATTTGCAGACACTTGCCGGTGTCGGGCAAAAAACGGCACATGTTGTGATGATAGAATATACCGGTGCAAATCTTATGGCAGTGGATACCCATGTTTTTCGTGTTGCACACAGACTCGGTCTCAGTGATGATAAAACCGCAAAAGCTACAGAAGCTACTTTGGTAAAAAAATTTAAAACTGACTTACATGTACTCCATCAGGCAATGGTTTTGTTTGGACGATACATATGCACCGCCAAAAATCCAAAGTGCGATGAGTGTTTTTTAACCCAATTTTGTAAAACAAAAGAGAGTTTCAAAGTTTAG